The following proteins are co-located in the Manihot esculenta cultivar AM560-2 chromosome 9, M.esculenta_v8, whole genome shotgun sequence genome:
- the LOC110622723 gene encoding uncharacterized protein LOC110622723 isoform X1 translates to MRIRKRQVPFPLSSLSPLPLSDPHFSRSPVVQLQLNTNPLQNLPQQDQKPAFFDPQSVHQPNQPIGGGSNPQACSDGSATQEVKDFQFFLQKDKRGGGGGGGVGRSDNTRRGDFLGAESETVVHQLSNPSHQEVGRWCEGEKAFPLKKRRGNFERSKEEETTVMKDKKMKTKMNKKCLQRNANTEAADKEDKETKEGINGKKRIRGGALMEGSRCSRVNGRGWRCCQQTLVGYSLCEHHLGKGRLRSMTSVRSRAMASSSSTSKKAISSQPLPSTSLSSEDKEQKHPLADNKLDDEGDDKKKPLMISKKKMKLGIVKARSISSLLGEANHANIAVAEKRLNTESESFHVVV, encoded by the exons ATGAGGATTAGAAAAAGACAGGTACCGTTTCCTTTATCTTCTCTTTCTCCTCTACCTCTCTCAGATCCCCACTTCAGCCGCTCTCCGGTGGTGCAACTTCAACTTAACACAAACCCACTTCAGAATCTCCCTCAACAAGATCAAAAACCTGCCTTTTTCGATCCTCAGTCCGTTCATCAACCAAATCAACCGATCGGAGGTGGTAGCAACCCCCAGGCTTGCTCTGATGGCTCAGCAACTCAGGAGGTCAAAGATTTTCAG TTTTTCTTGCAGAAAGATaagagaggaggaggaggaggaggtggagtTGGAAGGAGTGATAATACCAG AAGGGGAGATTTCTTGGGTGCTGAATCTGAAACTGTGGTTCATCAACTATCAAATCCGTCTCATCAAG AAGTTGGGAGGTGGTGTGAAGGAGAGAAAGCATTTCCATTGAAGAAGAGGAGAGGAAACTTTGAAAgatcaaaagaagaagaaacaacAGTAATGAAAGACAAGAAAATGAAGACGAAAATGAACAAGAAATGCCTGCAACGAAATGCAAATACAGAAGCAGCAGATAAAGAAGACAAGGAAACCAAAGAGGGAATCAATGGTAAAAAGAGAATTAGAGGTGGTGCACTAATGGAGGGATCGAGGTGCAGTCGTGTGAATGGAAGAGGATGGAGATGTTGCCAACAAACACTTGTGGGCTACTCTCTTTGTGAACATCATCTTGGAAAAGGAAGGCTAAGAAGCATGACCAGCGTCCGCAGCCGAGCCATGGCGAGCTCTTCATCAACTTCAAAGAAAGCCATATCATCCCAGCCATTACCAAGCACCTCATTATCATCAGAAGATAAGGAACAAAAACATCCATTGGCAGACAATAAACTTGATGACGAAGGTGATGACAAAAAGAAGCCATTGATGATctcaaagaagaagatgaagctaGGCATAGTGAAAGCTCGATCAATAAGCAGCTTGTTAGGGGAAGCAAACCATGCAAATATTGCAGTAGCAGAGAAACGTTTGAACACAGAATCTGAATCATTTCATGTTGTAGTTTGA
- the LOC110622723 gene encoding uncharacterized protein LOC110622723 isoform X2, whose protein sequence is MRIRKRQVPFPLSSLSPLPLSDPHFSRSPVVQLQLNTNPLQNLPQQDQKPAFFDPQSVHQPNQPIGGGSNPQACSDGSATQEVKDFQFFLQKDKRGGGGGGGVGRSDNTRRGDFLGAESETVVHQLSNPSHQVGRWCEGEKAFPLKKRRGNFERSKEEETTVMKDKKMKTKMNKKCLQRNANTEAADKEDKETKEGINGKKRIRGGALMEGSRCSRVNGRGWRCCQQTLVGYSLCEHHLGKGRLRSMTSVRSRAMASSSSTSKKAISSQPLPSTSLSSEDKEQKHPLADNKLDDEGDDKKKPLMISKKKMKLGIVKARSISSLLGEANHANIAVAEKRLNTESESFHVVV, encoded by the exons ATGAGGATTAGAAAAAGACAGGTACCGTTTCCTTTATCTTCTCTTTCTCCTCTACCTCTCTCAGATCCCCACTTCAGCCGCTCTCCGGTGGTGCAACTTCAACTTAACACAAACCCACTTCAGAATCTCCCTCAACAAGATCAAAAACCTGCCTTTTTCGATCCTCAGTCCGTTCATCAACCAAATCAACCGATCGGAGGTGGTAGCAACCCCCAGGCTTGCTCTGATGGCTCAGCAACTCAGGAGGTCAAAGATTTTCAG TTTTTCTTGCAGAAAGATaagagaggaggaggaggaggaggtggagtTGGAAGGAGTGATAATACCAG AAGGGGAGATTTCTTGGGTGCTGAATCTGAAACTGTGGTTCATCAACTATCAAATCCGTCTCATCAAG TTGGGAGGTGGTGTGAAGGAGAGAAAGCATTTCCATTGAAGAAGAGGAGAGGAAACTTTGAAAgatcaaaagaagaagaaacaacAGTAATGAAAGACAAGAAAATGAAGACGAAAATGAACAAGAAATGCCTGCAACGAAATGCAAATACAGAAGCAGCAGATAAAGAAGACAAGGAAACCAAAGAGGGAATCAATGGTAAAAAGAGAATTAGAGGTGGTGCACTAATGGAGGGATCGAGGTGCAGTCGTGTGAATGGAAGAGGATGGAGATGTTGCCAACAAACACTTGTGGGCTACTCTCTTTGTGAACATCATCTTGGAAAAGGAAGGCTAAGAAGCATGACCAGCGTCCGCAGCCGAGCCATGGCGAGCTCTTCATCAACTTCAAAGAAAGCCATATCATCCCAGCCATTACCAAGCACCTCATTATCATCAGAAGATAAGGAACAAAAACATCCATTGGCAGACAATAAACTTGATGACGAAGGTGATGACAAAAAGAAGCCATTGATGATctcaaagaagaagatgaagctaGGCATAGTGAAAGCTCGATCAATAAGCAGCTTGTTAGGGGAAGCAAACCATGCAAATATTGCAGTAGCAGAGAAACGTTTGAACACAGAATCTGAATCATTTCATGTTGTAGTTTGA
- the LOC110622723 gene encoding uncharacterized protein LOC110622723 isoform X3: MRIRKRQVPFPLSSLSPLPLSDPHFSRSPVVQLQLNTNPLQNLPQQDQKPAFFDPQSVHQPNQPIGGGSNPQACSDGSATQEVKDFQKDKRGGGGGGGVGRSDNTRRGDFLGAESETVVHQLSNPSHQEVGRWCEGEKAFPLKKRRGNFERSKEEETTVMKDKKMKTKMNKKCLQRNANTEAADKEDKETKEGINGKKRIRGGALMEGSRCSRVNGRGWRCCQQTLVGYSLCEHHLGKGRLRSMTSVRSRAMASSSSTSKKAISSQPLPSTSLSSEDKEQKHPLADNKLDDEGDDKKKPLMISKKKMKLGIVKARSISSLLGEANHANIAVAEKRLNTESESFHVVV, translated from the exons ATGAGGATTAGAAAAAGACAGGTACCGTTTCCTTTATCTTCTCTTTCTCCTCTACCTCTCTCAGATCCCCACTTCAGCCGCTCTCCGGTGGTGCAACTTCAACTTAACACAAACCCACTTCAGAATCTCCCTCAACAAGATCAAAAACCTGCCTTTTTCGATCCTCAGTCCGTTCATCAACCAAATCAACCGATCGGAGGTGGTAGCAACCCCCAGGCTTGCTCTGATGGCTCAGCAACTCAGGAGGTCAAAGATTTTCAG AAAGATaagagaggaggaggaggaggaggtggagtTGGAAGGAGTGATAATACCAG AAGGGGAGATTTCTTGGGTGCTGAATCTGAAACTGTGGTTCATCAACTATCAAATCCGTCTCATCAAG AAGTTGGGAGGTGGTGTGAAGGAGAGAAAGCATTTCCATTGAAGAAGAGGAGAGGAAACTTTGAAAgatcaaaagaagaagaaacaacAGTAATGAAAGACAAGAAAATGAAGACGAAAATGAACAAGAAATGCCTGCAACGAAATGCAAATACAGAAGCAGCAGATAAAGAAGACAAGGAAACCAAAGAGGGAATCAATGGTAAAAAGAGAATTAGAGGTGGTGCACTAATGGAGGGATCGAGGTGCAGTCGTGTGAATGGAAGAGGATGGAGATGTTGCCAACAAACACTTGTGGGCTACTCTCTTTGTGAACATCATCTTGGAAAAGGAAGGCTAAGAAGCATGACCAGCGTCCGCAGCCGAGCCATGGCGAGCTCTTCATCAACTTCAAAGAAAGCCATATCATCCCAGCCATTACCAAGCACCTCATTATCATCAGAAGATAAGGAACAAAAACATCCATTGGCAGACAATAAACTTGATGACGAAGGTGATGACAAAAAGAAGCCATTGATGATctcaaagaagaagatgaagctaGGCATAGTGAAAGCTCGATCAATAAGCAGCTTGTTAGGGGAAGCAAACCATGCAAATATTGCAGTAGCAGAGAAACGTTTGAACACAGAATCTGAATCATTTCATGTTGTAGTTTGA
- the LOC110622723 gene encoding uncharacterized protein LOC110622723 isoform X4, which yields MLVPIFNILISLYTCTDSIFLLTRIFFSCCCKNLMNVWIIYLFRRGDFLGAESETVVHQLSNPSHQVGRWCEGEKAFPLKKRRGNFERSKEEETTVMKDKKMKTKMNKKCLQRNANTEAADKEDKETKEGINGKKRIRGGALMEGSRCSRVNGRGWRCCQQTLVGYSLCEHHLGKGRLRSMTSVRSRAMASSSSTSKKAISSQPLPSTSLSSEDKEQKHPLADNKLDDEGDDKKKPLMISKKKMKLGIVKARSISSLLGEANHANIAVAEKRLNTESESFHVVV from the exons ATGCTGGTCCCCATCTTTAATATTCTCATCTCGCTCTACACTTGCACTGATTCCATTTTCTTGCTTACTcgcattttcttttcttgttgctGTAAAAATTTGATGAATGTGTGGATAATCTATCTCTTTAGAAGGGGAGATTTCTTGGGTGCTGAATCTGAAACTGTGGTTCATCAACTATCAAATCCGTCTCATCAAG TTGGGAGGTGGTGTGAAGGAGAGAAAGCATTTCCATTGAAGAAGAGGAGAGGAAACTTTGAAAgatcaaaagaagaagaaacaacAGTAATGAAAGACAAGAAAATGAAGACGAAAATGAACAAGAAATGCCTGCAACGAAATGCAAATACAGAAGCAGCAGATAAAGAAGACAAGGAAACCAAAGAGGGAATCAATGGTAAAAAGAGAATTAGAGGTGGTGCACTAATGGAGGGATCGAGGTGCAGTCGTGTGAATGGAAGAGGATGGAGATGTTGCCAACAAACACTTGTGGGCTACTCTCTTTGTGAACATCATCTTGGAAAAGGAAGGCTAAGAAGCATGACCAGCGTCCGCAGCCGAGCCATGGCGAGCTCTTCATCAACTTCAAAGAAAGCCATATCATCCCAGCCATTACCAAGCACCTCATTATCATCAGAAGATAAGGAACAAAAACATCCATTGGCAGACAATAAACTTGATGACGAAGGTGATGACAAAAAGAAGCCATTGATGATctcaaagaagaagatgaagctaGGCATAGTGAAAGCTCGATCAATAAGCAGCTTGTTAGGGGAAGCAAACCATGCAAATATTGCAGTAGCAGAGAAACGTTTGAACACAGAATCTGAATCATTTCATGTTGTAGTTTGA